In Dromaius novaehollandiae isolate bDroNov1 chromosome 3, bDroNov1.hap1, whole genome shotgun sequence, the following are encoded in one genomic region:
- the FOSL2 gene encoding fos-related antigen 2 isoform X1 has product MTLRVSQPAPNASRWCPLWAALRTKISRDCSMEPDYSLFYSKCQDEVGGAGRCEKPNMLGKLRILWSLFPSQKFRVDMPGSGSAFIPTINAITTSQDLQWMVQPTVITSMSSPYSRSHPYSHPLPPLSSVAGHTALQRPGVIKTIGTTVGRRRRDEQLSPEEEEKRRIRRERNKLAAAKCRNRRRELTEKLQAETEVLEEEKSVLQKEIAELQKEKEKLEFMLVAHSPVCKISPEDRRSPPSSSLQSVRTGASGAVVVKQEPVEEEIPSSSLVLDKAQRSVIKPISIAGGFYGEEALNTPIVVTSTPAITPGSSNLVFTYPNVLDQESPLSPSESCSKAHRRSSSSGDQSSDSLNSPTLLAL; this is encoded by the exons ATGACTCTCCGCGTTTCCCAGCCTGCTCCAAACGCATCTCGTTGGTGCCCTCTGTGGGCTGCGCTGAGGACCAAGATTTCCAGGGATTGTAGCATGGAACCAGATTATTCACTGTTTTACAGTAAATGCCAGGACGAGGTGGGGGGAGCAGGGCGGTGCGAGAAACCGAACATGCTTGGCAAGCTGCGGATCCTTTGGTCTCTGTTTCCTTCTCAG AAATTTCGAGTAGATATGCCAGGATCAGGCAGTGCTTTTATCCCTACAATCAACGCCATCACGACCAGCCAAGACCTGCAGTGGATGGTCCAGCCCACAGTCATCACCTCCATGTCAAGTCCATATTCTCGCTCACATCCCTACAGCCATCCGCTGCCCCCGCTGTCTTCGGTGGCCGGACACACAGCCCTTCAGCGGCCTGGCGTGATTAAAACGATTGGGACCACAGTGGGCAGAAGACGAAGAGATGAGCAG CTGTCGCCCGAGGAAGAAGAGAAGCGAAGGATCCGGAGAGAGAGGAACAAGCTGGCAGCTGCTAAGTGTCGTAACAGGCGTCGAGAGCTAACAGAGAAACTCCAGGCG GAAACTGaagtgctggaggaggagaagtcaGTGCTACAAAAGGAGATTGCTGAGCtccagaaggagaaggagaaactgGAGTTCATGCTGGTGGCTCACAGCCCTGTGTGCAAAATCAGCCCTGAGGACCGCCGGAGCCCGCCGTCCAGCAGCCTCCAGAGCGTTCGGACTGGAGCAAGCGGAGCAGTGGTGGTGAAGCAGGAGCCTGTGGAGGAAGAGATCCCATCTTCCTCTTTGGTCCTTGACAAAGCCCAGAGGTCTGTCATTAAGCCCATCAGCATTGCTGGAGGTTTTTATGGGGAGGAGGCACTCAACACTCCCATTGTGGTGACGTCAACACCAGCCATCACTCCTGGCTCCTCCAACTTGGTGTTCACCTACCCCAATGTGTTGGATCAGGAGTCTCCTCTCTCCCCATCCGAGTCCTGCTCCAAAGCTCAccggaggagcagcagcagtggtgACCAGTCCTCGGATTCCTTGAACTCTCCCACCTTGCTGGCATTGTAA
- the FOSL2 gene encoding fos-related antigen 2 isoform X2: MYQDYPGNFDTSSRGSSGSPGHPETYPSGAAQQKFRVDMPGSGSAFIPTINAITTSQDLQWMVQPTVITSMSSPYSRSHPYSHPLPPLSSVAGHTALQRPGVIKTIGTTVGRRRRDEQLSPEEEEKRRIRRERNKLAAAKCRNRRRELTEKLQAETEVLEEEKSVLQKEIAELQKEKEKLEFMLVAHSPVCKISPEDRRSPPSSSLQSVRTGASGAVVVKQEPVEEEIPSSSLVLDKAQRSVIKPISIAGGFYGEEALNTPIVVTSTPAITPGSSNLVFTYPNVLDQESPLSPSESCSKAHRRSSSSGDQSSDSLNSPTLLAL, encoded by the exons ATGTACCAGGACTACCCCGGCAACTTCGACACCTCCTCCAGAGGCAGCAGCGGCTCCCCGGGACACCCCGAGACCTACCCCAGCGGCGCCGCGCAGCAG AAATTTCGAGTAGATATGCCAGGATCAGGCAGTGCTTTTATCCCTACAATCAACGCCATCACGACCAGCCAAGACCTGCAGTGGATGGTCCAGCCCACAGTCATCACCTCCATGTCAAGTCCATATTCTCGCTCACATCCCTACAGCCATCCGCTGCCCCCGCTGTCTTCGGTGGCCGGACACACAGCCCTTCAGCGGCCTGGCGTGATTAAAACGATTGGGACCACAGTGGGCAGAAGACGAAGAGATGAGCAG CTGTCGCCCGAGGAAGAAGAGAAGCGAAGGATCCGGAGAGAGAGGAACAAGCTGGCAGCTGCTAAGTGTCGTAACAGGCGTCGAGAGCTAACAGAGAAACTCCAGGCG GAAACTGaagtgctggaggaggagaagtcaGTGCTACAAAAGGAGATTGCTGAGCtccagaaggagaaggagaaactgGAGTTCATGCTGGTGGCTCACAGCCCTGTGTGCAAAATCAGCCCTGAGGACCGCCGGAGCCCGCCGTCCAGCAGCCTCCAGAGCGTTCGGACTGGAGCAAGCGGAGCAGTGGTGGTGAAGCAGGAGCCTGTGGAGGAAGAGATCCCATCTTCCTCTTTGGTCCTTGACAAAGCCCAGAGGTCTGTCATTAAGCCCATCAGCATTGCTGGAGGTTTTTATGGGGAGGAGGCACTCAACACTCCCATTGTGGTGACGTCAACACCAGCCATCACTCCTGGCTCCTCCAACTTGGTGTTCACCTACCCCAATGTGTTGGATCAGGAGTCTCCTCTCTCCCCATCCGAGTCCTGCTCCAAAGCTCAccggaggagcagcagcagtggtgACCAGTCCTCGGATTCCTTGAACTCTCCCACCTTGCTGGCATTGTAA